A single Desulfovibrio piger DNA region contains:
- the secA gene encoding preprotein translocase subunit SecA yields the protein MFGFIFKKIFGSKNDRYLRRLRPIVARINALEPQMQELADEDFARRMAEYRQQVQAGERTLDDLLPEVFALVREASRRVMGMRHYDVQLVGGIVLHRGKIAEMKTGEGKTLVATLPVALNALSGKGVHVVTVNDYLASRDAQWMGKLYNFLGLSVGVIVNGLDDQARKEAYGADITYGTNNEFGFDYLRDNMKFYATQLVQRGHNYAIVDEVDSILIDEARTPLIISGASDESVGMYRAMDQIVRQLGPEDYTVDEKARTAMLSEEGVAHCEALLHVDNLFDPANITQQHCILQALKAHHVFKRDVDYIVQNDKVVIVDEFTGRLMDGRRYSDGLHQALEAKENVTIAAENQTLASITFQNYFRMYDKLAGMTGTADTEAVEFHQIYNLEVVSIPPNKPMQRKDYPDLIYRTRKEKYDAIIEAIRELYEKGQPVLVGTISIETSEMLSQRLKKLNIPHNVLNAKQHAREAEIVAQAGQKGRVTIATNMAGRGTDIVLGEGVLELGGLHILGTERHESRRIDNQLRGRSGRQGDPGSSRFYLSLEDDLMRLFGSDRISGLMEKLGLKDGEAIENAMVTRAVENAQKRVEAHHFEIRKTLLDYDNVMNQQREVIYALRRDMMVEEDLEPVLSEFRNDILDDAYTPLEQADSETAAELRKALQARLADVFNLGRVLAADAPVPDRAGCEECIHQIFRQLREEAGPLYQDILRYFLLEELDRTWKEHLRNMDALRDGIGLRGYGQKDPKLEYKREGFEMFQAMLFQIREGVFRALTRVHVQPAEPAPAEGAAEEGHAQDEAPQQEAPRAKPTLSLRHKESDDLAYSGSQTTDAGNQPARAKPRVGRNDPCPCGSGKKYKKCCGMGKA from the coding sequence ATGTTCGGTTTCATTTTCAAAAAGATTTTCGGCAGCAAGAACGACCGCTACCTGCGCCGCCTGCGCCCCATCGTGGCGCGCATCAACGCGCTCGAACCCCAGATGCAGGAACTGGCCGACGAGGATTTCGCCCGGCGCATGGCGGAATACCGCCAGCAGGTGCAGGCCGGTGAACGCACCCTGGACGACCTTCTGCCCGAAGTCTTCGCCCTGGTCCGCGAAGCCTCCCGCCGGGTCATGGGCATGCGCCACTATGACGTGCAGCTGGTGGGCGGCATCGTGCTGCACCGCGGCAAGATAGCCGAAATGAAGACCGGCGAGGGCAAGACCCTGGTGGCCACCCTGCCCGTGGCCCTCAATGCCCTGTCCGGCAAGGGCGTGCATGTGGTGACCGTCAACGACTACCTGGCCAGCCGTGACGCCCAGTGGATGGGCAAGCTCTACAATTTCTTGGGCCTTTCCGTGGGCGTCATCGTCAACGGCCTTGACGACCAGGCCCGCAAGGAGGCCTACGGCGCCGACATCACCTACGGCACCAACAACGAATTCGGCTTCGACTATCTGCGCGACAACATGAAGTTCTACGCCACGCAGCTGGTGCAGCGCGGCCACAACTACGCCATCGTGGACGAAGTGGACTCCATCCTCATCGACGAGGCCCGTACCCCGCTCATCATCTCCGGCGCTTCCGACGAGAGCGTGGGCATGTACCGCGCCATGGACCAGATCGTGCGCCAGCTGGGCCCCGAGGACTACACCGTGGACGAGAAGGCCCGCACCGCCATGCTCTCCGAGGAAGGCGTGGCCCACTGCGAGGCCCTGCTGCATGTGGACAACCTTTTCGACCCGGCCAACATCACCCAGCAGCACTGCATCCTGCAGGCCCTGAAGGCCCATCACGTCTTCAAGCGCGACGTGGACTACATCGTGCAGAACGACAAGGTGGTCATCGTGGACGAGTTCACGGGCCGCCTCATGGACGGCCGCCGCTATTCCGACGGCCTGCACCAGGCCCTGGAAGCCAAGGAGAACGTCACCATCGCCGCCGAGAACCAGACCCTGGCCTCCATCACCTTCCAGAACTATTTCCGCATGTACGACAAGCTGGCGGGCATGACCGGCACGGCCGATACCGAAGCCGTGGAATTCCACCAGATCTACAATCTGGAAGTGGTCTCCATCCCGCCCAACAAGCCCATGCAGCGCAAGGACTACCCCGATCTCATCTACCGCACCCGCAAGGAAAAGTACGATGCCATCATCGAGGCCATCCGCGAGCTGTACGAAAAAGGCCAGCCCGTGCTGGTGGGCACCATCTCCATCGAGACCTCGGAGATGCTCTCCCAGCGCCTGAAAAAGCTCAACATCCCGCACAACGTGCTCAACGCCAAACAGCACGCCCGTGAAGCCGAGATCGTGGCCCAGGCAGGCCAGAAAGGCCGTGTGACCATCGCCACCAACATGGCCGGCCGCGGTACCGACATCGTGCTGGGCGAGGGCGTGCTGGAGCTGGGCGGCCTGCACATCCTGGGCACCGAACGCCACGAGAGCCGCCGCATCGACAACCAGCTGCGCGGCCGTTCCGGCCGTCAGGGCGACCCCGGCTCCTCCCGCTTCTACCTTTCGCTGGAAGACGACCTCATGCGCCTGTTCGGCTCCGACCGCATCAGCGGCCTCATGGAGAAGCTGGGCCTCAAGGACGGGGAGGCCATCGAGAACGCCATGGTCACCCGTGCCGTGGAAAACGCCCAGAAGCGCGTGGAAGCGCACCACTTCGAGATCCGCAAGACCCTGCTGGATTACGACAACGTCATGAACCAGCAGCGTGAGGTCATCTATGCCCTGCGCCGCGACATGATGGTGGAAGAAGACCTGGAACCCGTGCTGAGCGAGTTCCGCAACGATATCCTGGACGACGCCTACACGCCGCTGGAACAGGCCGATAGCGAAACGGCCGCCGAACTGCGCAAGGCCCTGCAGGCCCGCCTGGCCGATGTCTTCAACCTGGGCCGCGTGCTGGCGGCCGATGCCCCCGTGCCCGACCGCGCCGGCTGCGAGGAATGCATCCACCAGATCTTCCGGCAGCTGCGCGAAGAGGCCGGCCCCCTGTATCAGGACATCCTGCGCTATTTCCTGCTGGAAGAACTGGACCGCACCTGGAAGGAACACCTGCGCAACATGGACGCCCTGCGTGACGGCATCGGCCTGCGCGGCTACGGCCAGAAGGACCCCAAGCTGGAATACAAGCGTGAGGGCTTCGAGATGTTCCAGGCCATGCTCTTCCAGATCCGCGAAGGCGTGTTCCGCGCCCTGACCCGCGTGCATGTGCAGCCTGCCGAGCCCGCGCCCGCCGAGGGTGCCGCGGAAGAGGGCCATGCCCAGGACGAAGCCCCGCAGCAGGAAGCCCCCAGGGCCAAACCCACCCTGAGCCTGCGCCACAAGGAGAGCGATGACCTGGCCTACTCCGGCAGCCAGACCACGGATGCCGGCAACCAGCCCGCCAGGGCCAAGCCCCGCGTGGGCCGCAATGACCCCTGTCCCTGCGGCAGCGGCAAGAAGTACAAGAAGTGCTGCGGCATGGGCAAGGCCTAG
- a CDS encoding PHP domain-containing protein, which translates to MQFIDLHTHSQASDGTDSPGQLVRNAHAQGLAAVAVTDHDTVSGLDEAEAAARELGLEFVRGCELSTSTELGEMHVLGLWLPRDLAPLQDRLKYLRGKRSERNIRIVEKLQGLGVEITLDEVLHEARGESVGRPHIAAVLVRKGYVKDVSEAFREYLGYYGRAYLPKEVLQPEEAVGVLSSLGATVCLAHPMLQKLPDGWLEAFIERLLPCGLTAIEAYHSEHSEAASRRCLELARRYGLGVSGGSDYHGTNKPRIRLGTGYGSLRVPYSVLEGLREMRARRGLPC; encoded by the coding sequence ATGCAATTCATTGATTTACATACGCATTCACAGGCTTCTGACGGAACGGACAGCCCCGGGCAGCTCGTGCGCAATGCCCATGCCCAGGGGCTGGCGGCAGTGGCGGTGACCGATCACGACACGGTCTCCGGTCTGGACGAAGCCGAGGCCGCGGCCCGGGAGCTGGGGCTGGAATTCGTGCGTGGATGCGAACTGTCGACCAGTACGGAGCTGGGCGAGATGCATGTGCTCGGCCTGTGGCTGCCCCGGGACCTGGCGCCCCTGCAGGACAGGCTCAAGTATCTGCGCGGCAAGCGCAGCGAGCGCAATATCCGCATCGTGGAAAAGCTCCAGGGCCTGGGTGTGGAGATCACGCTCGATGAGGTGCTGCACGAGGCCCGCGGCGAGAGCGTGGGGCGCCCGCACATCGCCGCCGTGCTGGTCCGCAAGGGCTATGTGAAGGACGTCAGCGAGGCCTTCAGGGAATATCTGGGCTATTACGGCCGGGCCTATCTGCCCAAGGAGGTCCTGCAGCCCGAAGAGGCCGTGGGCGTCCTTTCCTCGCTGGGGGCCACGGTCTGCCTGGCCCATCCCATGTTGCAGAAACTGCCTGACGGCTGGCTGGAGGCCTTCATCGAACGCCTCCTGCCCTGCGGGCTCACCGCCATCGAGGCCTATCACAGCGAACACTCCGAGGCCGCCTCCCGGCGCTGCCTGGAGCTGGCCCGGCGTTACGGCCTGGGCGTCAGCGGCGGCTCGGACTATCACGGCACCAACAAGCCCCGCATCCGTCTGGGCACGGGCTACGGCTCCCTGCGCGTGCCCTACAGCGTGCTGGAAGGCCTGCGCGAGATGCGCGCCCGGCGCGGCCTGCCCTGCTAG
- a CDS encoding Trm112 family protein, with product MMNTQELLQILACPRCMGSLEPLPSAGHAEGLACPACNVVYPVRDDIPIMLVDAAVERARWDEEHKG from the coding sequence ATGATGAACACACAGGAATTGCTGCAGATCCTGGCCTGCCCCCGCTGCATGGGCTCCCTGGAGCCCCTGCCTTCCGCCGGGCATGCCGAAGGTCTGGCCTGCCCGGCCTGCAACGTGGTCTATCCCGTGCGTGACGATATCCCCATCATGCTGGTGGACGCCGCTGTGGAGCGCGCCCGCTGGGATGAGGAACACAAGGGGTAG
- the yfcE gene encoding phosphodiesterase has product MRLLIASDLHGSLDSLRFLCDTARRLAPDMLVLLGDLVYHGPRNPLPGGYDTRAVLDELDRLNHLPCPVTAVRGNCDAEVDIMLTPFAVSENAWIEADALRIFASHGHRLPENPPLPGFAPGTVILRGHTHIPRGESLDGLHFWNPGSLSLPKGGSPRSYGLYEDGCFHVYDMEGREVLRHWPRQNWSHQAGR; this is encoded by the coding sequence ATGCGTCTGCTCATCGCTTCCGACCTGCACGGCTCGCTGGACAGTCTGCGCTTCCTCTGCGACACGGCCCGACGGCTGGCGCCCGACATGCTGGTGCTGCTGGGCGACCTGGTCTATCACGGCCCGCGCAACCCCCTGCCCGGCGGCTATGATACCCGCGCCGTGCTGGATGAACTGGACCGCCTGAACCACCTCCCCTGCCCGGTCACCGCCGTGCGCGGCAACTGTGATGCCGAGGTGGACATCATGCTCACGCCTTTCGCCGTCTCGGAAAACGCCTGGATAGAAGCCGATGCCCTGCGCATCTTCGCCAGCCACGGCCACCGCCTGCCGGAAAACCCGCCCCTGCCGGGCTTTGCCCCGGGCACGGTCATCCTGCGCGGCCATACCCACATCCCGCGCGGCGAGAGCCTGGACGGCCTGCACTTCTGGAACCCCGGCTCCCTCAGCCTGCCCAAGGGCGGTTCCCCCCGCAGTTACGGCCTGTACGAGGACGGCTGCTTCCACGTTTACGACATGGAAGGCAGGGAAGTGCTGCGCCACTGGCCCCGCCAGAACTGGTCCCATCAGGCGGGCCGATGA
- a CDS encoding Maf family nucleotide pyrophosphatase: MNAVPLRPLFVLRPGIRLVLASASPRRRQFMDEWGLPYTVVRPAGVEPRPGHGESPAAYALRAATAKARAVAASADAGADGLILAADTVVALDSDILGKPADDTDALDMLRRLSGRRHEVITGVCCLFPDGSSAGFADTSAVRFHAWPDDVLRAYVRSGEPADKAGAYAIQGQGAFLVESVHGSWSTVVGLPVSRLAALLLEGGWMRSEA; this comes from the coding sequence ATGAACGCGGTCCCGCTCCGGCCCCTCTTCGTCCTGCGGCCCGGCATCCGTCTGGTGCTGGCCTCCGCCTCGCCGCGACGCCGCCAGTTCATGGACGAATGGGGCCTGCCCTATACCGTCGTCCGTCCCGCGGGGGTGGAGCCGCGCCCCGGACACGGGGAATCGCCCGCCGCCTACGCCCTCCGCGCCGCCACGGCCAAGGCGCGGGCCGTGGCCGCCTCGGCGGATGCCGGGGCTGACGGCCTGATCCTGGCCGCCGACACCGTGGTGGCCCTGGACAGCGACATCCTGGGCAAGCCCGCCGATGACACGGACGCCCTGGACATGCTGCGGCGCCTTTCCGGCCGGAGGCACGAGGTCATCACCGGCGTCTGCTGCCTTTTCCCTGACGGGAGCAGCGCGGGCTTTGCCGATACCAGCGCCGTCCGCTTCCACGCCTGGCCGGACGACGTGCTCCGCGCCTATGTGCGCAGCGGCGAACCGGCCGACAAGGCCGGGGCCTATGCCATCCAGGGCCAGGGGGCCTTTCTGGTGGAAAGCGTGCACGGTTCCTGGTCCACGGTGGTGGGCCTGCCGGTGAGCCGTCTGGCCGCCCTGCTGCTGGAAGGGGGCTGGATGCGCTCCGAGGCCTGA
- the acs gene encoding acetate--CoA ligase codes for MSQERITTLLTEKRSYLPPEHGKSSAWICGQDEADAICRRALEDPNDFWGARASQLIHWFKRWDKVLEADEARHKYRWFTGAKLNAAFNCIDRHLISGRRNKAALIWQGEKEMDVRCFTYQMLYTEVCRVAHALSSLHINKGDRVALYMPMIPELVIAMLACARIGAIHTAIFSGYAEGGVRSRIQGSKAKVVITADAAIRAGKIKPLKANLDPILEKCPSVAHVVVVNHADLYDVKMTPNRDIWWHDLIEDFTLDVDFPCEPMDANDTLFLLHTSGSTGKPTGIMHSTGGYLTYAAHTTQWVFDMRDDDVYWCTADMGWITGHTYGVYGPLALGATVVMFEGVPTWPKPDRYWRIVEKFRVNILYTAPTVIRSLMRLGEAWAERYDLRTLRILGSVGEPINPEAWHWYHKNIGGSELPIVDTWWQTETGGAMISPLPYATKLKPGSASRPLPGIDAAVMGGSATRDGEDGDGSARSGHLVIRRPWPGMMQGVYNDEEKYQSYFSRFGCYESGDGAEVDEDGYFWILGRVDDSINVSGHRLSTAEIEAVLASCPEVAEAAVVPMPHALKGEGIYAYVVTRDEVPWSDDVRKKLRDTVRRDIGALASPEYIQFVEAMPKTCSGKVIRRMLRKIAGNVYDDLGDTTALAKPDVLDHIIIGHRNLLQGQHETANLPDEDQPKE; via the coding sequence ATGTCCCAGGAACGGATTACCACTCTCTTAACCGAGAAGCGTAGCTACCTCCCCCCCGAGCACGGCAAATCGTCCGCGTGGATCTGCGGTCAGGACGAAGCCGACGCCATCTGCCGGCGAGCTCTGGAAGACCCCAATGACTTCTGGGGTGCACGCGCATCGCAGCTGATCCACTGGTTCAAGCGCTGGGACAAGGTACTGGAGGCCGACGAAGCGCGGCACAAGTACAGATGGTTCACCGGCGCCAAGCTCAACGCCGCCTTCAACTGCATCGACCGCCACCTCATCTCCGGCCGCCGCAACAAGGCCGCCCTCATCTGGCAGGGCGAAAAAGAAATGGACGTGCGCTGCTTCACCTACCAGATGCTCTATACCGAGGTCTGCCGTGTGGCCCACGCCCTGAGCTCCCTGCACATCAACAAGGGCGACCGTGTGGCCCTGTACATGCCCATGATCCCCGAGCTGGTCATCGCCATGCTGGCCTGCGCGCGCATCGGCGCCATCCATACGGCCATCTTCTCCGGCTATGCCGAGGGCGGCGTGCGCAGCCGTATCCAGGGCTCCAAGGCCAAGGTCGTCATCACCGCCGATGCCGCCATCCGCGCCGGCAAGATCAAGCCCCTCAAGGCCAACCTGGACCCCATCCTGGAAAAGTGCCCCTCCGTGGCCCACGTTGTGGTGGTGAACCACGCCGACCTCTACGACGTGAAGATGACCCCCAACCGCGACATCTGGTGGCATGACCTCATCGAGGACTTCACCCTGGACGTGGACTTTCCCTGCGAGCCCATGGACGCCAACGACACGCTCTTCCTGCTGCATACCAGCGGCAGCACCGGCAAGCCCACGGGCATCATGCACTCCACGGGCGGCTACCTGACCTATGCGGCGCATACCACGCAATGGGTCTTCGACATGCGCGACGACGACGTCTACTGGTGCACGGCCGACATGGGCTGGATCACCGGCCATACCTACGGCGTGTACGGGCCGCTGGCCCTGGGCGCCACGGTGGTGATGTTCGAGGGCGTGCCCACATGGCCCAAGCCCGACCGCTACTGGCGCATCGTGGAAAAATTCCGCGTCAACATCCTCTACACGGCCCCCACGGTCATCCGCTCCCTCATGCGCCTGGGCGAAGCCTGGGCCGAGCGCTATGACCTGCGCACCCTGCGCATCCTGGGCTCCGTGGGCGAACCCATCAACCCCGAGGCCTGGCACTGGTACCACAAGAACATCGGCGGCAGCGAGCTGCCCATCGTGGACACCTGGTGGCAGACCGAGACCGGCGGCGCCATGATCAGCCCCCTGCCCTACGCCACCAAGCTCAAGCCCGGCTCGGCATCGCGGCCCCTGCCCGGCATCGACGCGGCCGTCATGGGCGGCAGCGCCACCCGCGACGGGGAAGACGGCGACGGCTCCGCCCGCAGCGGCCATCTGGTCATCCGCAGGCCCTGGCCCGGCATGATGCAGGGCGTGTACAACGACGAGGAAAAATACCAGTCCTACTTCTCGCGCTTCGGCTGCTACGAGTCCGGCGACGGCGCCGAGGTGGACGAGGACGGCTACTTCTGGATCCTGGGCCGCGTGGACGATTCCATCAACGTTTCCGGCCACCGTCTCTCCACCGCCGAGATCGAGGCCGTGCTGGCCTCCTGCCCCGAAGTGGCGGAAGCCGCCGTGGTGCCCATGCCCCATGCCCTCAAGGGCGAAGGCATCTACGCCTATGTCGTCACCCGTGACGAAGTGCCCTGGAGCGACGACGTGCGCAAGAAGCTGCGCGACACCGTGCGCCGCGACATCGGCGCCCTGGCCTCTCCCGAATACATCCAGTTCGTGGAGGCCATGCCCAAGACCTGTTCCGGCAAGGTCATCCGCCGCATGCTGCGCAAGATCGCGGGCAACGTCTACGACGACCTGGGCGATACCACGGCCCTGGCCAAGCCCGACGTGCTCGACCACATCATCATCGGCCACCGCAACCTGCTGCAGGGCCAGCACGAGACGGCCAACCTGCCCGATGAGGACCAGCCCAAGGAATAG
- a CDS encoding IS5 family transposase (programmed frameshift): MTNPQRRHDISDAAWALLEPHLPGQSGQWGGVAKDNRLFINAVFWILRTGAPWRDLPPEYGKWGTVHQRFIRWRDKRVWEKLLEILIDEPDFEWLMIDASHCKVHPHAAGARGGNQGMGRNKRGLNSKIHLAVDAHGMPVRVAVTAGTTADCTQAVALIDGITAQCLLADRGYDSNELIDKATETGCEIVIPPKRNRKTQRWYDKSLYRVRHLVENAFLHLKRWRGIATRYAKMLTSFEAAAQIRCIAIWLKVLT; the protein is encoded by the exons ATGACGAATCCTCAACGCCGCCATGACATTTCGGATGCTGCGTGGGCCTTATTGGAACCTCATCTACCTGGGCAAAGCGGGCAATGGGGAGGTGTAGCAAAGGATAATCGCCTCTTTATCAATGCCGTCTTCTGGATATTGCGTACTGGTGCGCCGTGGCGAGACCTGCCACCGGAATATGGCAAATGGGGAACCGTTCATCAACGCTTTATTCGTTGGCGAGACAAACGAGTATGGGAAAAACTCCTTGAAATATTGATTGATGAGCCAGATTTTGAATGGTTGATGATCGATGCCAGCCATTGCAAAGTCCACCCCCATGCGGCAGGGGCTAGAGGCGGTAATCAGGGTATGGGCCGCA ACAAAAGGGGGCTCAACAGTAAAATACACCTGGCCGTGGATGCGCATGGTATGCCGGTCAGAGTTGCTGTTACAGCTGGTACCACAGCGGATTGCACACAAGCCGTAGCCTTGATTGACGGTATTACCGCTCAATGTTTGTTGGCGGATCGCGGATATGACAGCAATGAGCTCATAGATAAAGCAACTGAGACTGGTTGCGAAATTGTTATTCCCCCCAAAAGGAATCGTAAGACGCAACGTTGGTATGATAAGAGCCTCTATCGAGTGAGGCACTTGGTGGAGAATGCTTTTCTCCATCTCAAACGGTGGCGCGGTATCGCTACAAGATATGCGAAGATGCTCACTTCATTTGAGGCTGCTGCACAAATACGCTGTATAGCGATATGGCTTAAGGTATTAACTTAA
- a CDS encoding FeoA family protein, whose product MSDIISLRQMQIGQSGRIATVEALGEMGRRIRDMGLIPGTTVSIVGRAPLKDPVALRLSGVTVTLRNSEADHITVDVSH is encoded by the coding sequence ATGAGCGACATCATCAGCCTTCGTCAGATGCAGATCGGCCAGAGCGGCAGGATCGCCACGGTGGAAGCCCTGGGAGAAATGGGCCGCCGCATCCGGGACATGGGCCTGATCCCCGGGACCACCGTTTCCATCGTGGGCCGCGCGCCCCTCAAGGACCCCGTTGCGCTGCGCCTTTCCGGGGTGACCGTCACCCTGCGCAACAGCGAAGCCGACCACATCACCGTCGACGTCTCCCACTAG
- a CDS encoding DUF6110 family protein has protein sequence MNNGLKYGLFFLGGLALGVVGTVAVTRGKLDLKPLATDLVSRGMDMKDAIMSKVEAVREDMEDLAAEARQAADKRKAEAADPQA, from the coding sequence ATGAACAACGGTCTGAAATACGGTCTTTTCTTCCTGGGTGGTCTGGCGCTGGGCGTCGTGGGCACCGTTGCCGTCACCCGCGGCAAGCTCGATCTCAAGCCCCTGGCCACCGACCTGGTGAGCCGCGGCATGGACATGAAAGACGCCATCATGAGCAAGGTGGAAGCCGTCAGGGAAGATATGGAAGACCTGGCCGCCGAAGCCCGTCAGGCCGCTGACAAGCGCAAGGCCGAAGCTGCCGATCCCCAGGCCTGA
- a CDS encoding heavy metal translocating P-type ATPase, which yields MRFFLVHELSCPNGAGRLRARACRPMTQAQAEILADTLDAIDGVEGVRVNPRVPSVLVLYRHAQARQDVLRSLAAQDAGALNDGSVLSTLTQELESSLERHASGSRLPAHEDDETGAQGFGPLMRFLFVRPFLPFKLRVASSVMGALPFLRKGLASLLQGKLNVDVLDAAAIGVSLLRRDFRTVTVLTLLLGLGEALEYWTRRRSMASLTESLALNVDTAWVLADGVETSVPLSDVREGDLVVVRDGGSIPVDGIVEDGEAVVNQASMTGEPLGVPRSRGAAVYSGTVVEQGHLVIRATHVGDGTRLKQVVRFIEESEALKAGIQGKFERMADMAVPFTFALAGLVWLITRNPMQAASVLLVDYSCALRLATPLAVLAAMRESARHGVVIKGGRFLEALSEADTVVFDKTGTLTNASPRVVEVIPAAGHERDEILRLAACLEEHFPHPVARAVVRCAQEEGLQHEEEHAQVEYVVAHGIASTLYGKAVRVGSRHYIECDEGIDLSPLEAEIDAQARMGRSLLYLAIDGKLAGFLAIEDPLRPECPQVLRQLEELGFRRILMLTGDDERTARAVAGKLGLKEYRSQVLPADKADVIADLTAQGCKVLMVGDGINDAPALSASHVGVAMCDGADLAREVANVLLTRPDLSGLITARLLGRATLRRIHTNFAATMLLNSLFLAGGLFMVLTPGVSALLHNLTTLGVTLNAMRPHLPGRHARQLEAA from the coding sequence ATGCGCTTTTTTCTGGTTCATGAACTGAGCTGCCCCAACGGGGCCGGAAGGCTGCGTGCGCGTGCCTGCCGCCCCATGACGCAGGCGCAGGCCGAGATCCTGGCCGACACCCTGGATGCCATCGACGGCGTGGAAGGCGTGCGGGTCAACCCGCGCGTGCCCAGCGTCCTCGTGCTCTACCGGCATGCGCAGGCCCGGCAGGACGTGCTCCGCTCCCTGGCCGCCCAGGACGCCGGTGCCCTCAACGACGGCAGCGTCCTGTCCACCCTTACCCAGGAACTGGAAAGCAGCCTCGAACGGCACGCTTCCGGCAGCCGCCTGCCGGCCCATGAAGATGACGAGACGGGGGCCCAGGGGTTCGGCCCCCTGATGCGCTTCCTCTTCGTCCGTCCTTTCCTGCCGTTCAAGCTGCGTGTGGCCAGCAGCGTCATGGGGGCCCTTCCCTTTTTGCGCAAGGGCCTCGCCTCGCTCCTCCAGGGCAAGCTCAATGTGGACGTGCTGGATGCCGCGGCCATCGGTGTTTCCCTGCTGCGGCGCGACTTCCGTACCGTCACGGTGCTGACCCTGCTGCTGGGGCTGGGCGAGGCCCTGGAATACTGGACGCGCCGCCGCTCCATGGCCAGCCTGACCGAGAGCCTGGCCCTCAATGTGGACACCGCCTGGGTGCTGGCCGATGGCGTGGAGACCAGCGTACCGCTCTCTGATGTGCGTGAAGGCGATCTGGTCGTGGTCCGCGACGGCGGTTCCATCCCCGTGGACGGCATCGTCGAGGACGGCGAGGCCGTGGTCAACCAGGCCAGCATGACCGGCGAGCCCCTGGGCGTGCCCCGCAGCAGGGGCGCTGCCGTCTACTCGGGCACGGTGGTGGAACAGGGGCACCTCGTCATCCGCGCCACCCATGTGGGCGACGGTACCCGTCTCAAGCAGGTGGTGCGCTTCATCGAAGAATCCGAGGCCCTCAAGGCCGGCATCCAGGGCAAGTTCGAACGCATGGCCGACATGGCCGTGCCCTTCACCTTCGCCCTGGCGGGCCTTGTGTGGCTCATCACCCGCAATCCCATGCAGGCGGCGTCCGTGCTGCTGGTGGACTATTCCTGCGCCCTGCGTCTTGCCACCCCGCTGGCCGTGCTGGCCGCCATGCGCGAAAGCGCGCGCCACGGTGTGGTCATCAAGGGCGGCCGCTTCCTGGAGGCCCTTTCCGAAGCCGATACCGTGGTCTTCGACAAAACGGGCACCCTCACCAATGCCAGCCCCCGTGTGGTGGAGGTCATCCCCGCCGCAGGACATGAGCGGGACGAGATCCTGCGCCTCGCGGCCTGCCTTGAGGAGCACTTTCCCCATCCCGTGGCCCGGGCGGTGGTCCGCTGCGCCCAGGAGGAAGGCCTGCAGCATGAAGAGGAGCACGCCCAGGTGGAATACGTGGTGGCCCACGGCATCGCCTCCACCCTGTACGGCAAGGCCGTGCGCGTGGGCAGCCGTCACTACATCGAATGCGACGAAGGCATCGACCTTTCGCCCCTGGAGGCGGAGATCGACGCCCAGGCCCGGATGGGCCGTTCGCTGCTCTACCTGGCCATCGACGGCAAGCTGGCCGGGTTCCTGGCCATCGAGGACCCCCTGCGTCCCGAATGCCCGCAGGTCCTCAGACAGCTTGAGGAGCTGGGCTTCCGCCGCATCCTCATGCTCACCGGCGACGACGAGCGCACCGCCCGTGCCGTGGCCGGCAAGCTGGGACTCAAGGAATACCGCTCGCAGGTCCTGCCCGCCGACAAGGCCGACGTCATCGCCGACCTCACCGCCCAGGGCTGCAAGGTCCTCATGGTGGGCGACGGCATCAACGATGCCCCCGCCCTGTCCGCCTCCCATGTGGGCGTGGCCATGTGCGACGGCGCCGACCTGGCCCGCGAAGTGGCCAATGTGCTGCTCACCCGGCCGGACCTCAGCGGGCTCATCACGGCCCGGCTGCTGGGCAGGGCCACCCTGCGGCGCATCCACACCAACTTTGCGGCCACCATGCTGCTCAACAGCCTGTTCCTGGCCGGGGGCCTGTTCATGGTCCTGACGCCCGGCGTCTCGGCCCTGCTGCACAACCTGACGACCCTGGGCGTGACTCTCAATGCCATGCGGCCGCATCTGCCCGGCCGCCACGCCCGCCAGCTGGAGGCCGCCTGA
- a CDS encoding HMA2 domain-containing protein, whose product MLDSLRFVKYVRSFMDGRVRVRHPALRDAAIAGKARAALLRVDGVRDIELNTLSGSALILYDSARLSQDRLIETGCRWADWLDKAARGQAGEMPPL is encoded by the coding sequence ATGCTCGACAGCCTGCGCTTCGTGAAATACGTCCGCAGCTTCATGGACGGACGCGTGCGCGTCCGGCACCCTGCCCTGCGTGACGCGGCCATTGCCGGCAAGGCCCGCGCCGCCCTCCTGCGTGTGGACGGCGTGCGGGATATAGAACTCAATACCCTGAGCGGTTCGGCCCTCATCCTCTATGACAGCGCCCGTCTGTCGCAGGACAGGCTCATCGAGACCGGCTGCCGCTGGGCCGACTGGCTGGACAAGGCCGCACGCGGCCAGGCTGGCGAGATGCCGCCACTGTAG